A single Deinococcus terrestris DNA region contains:
- a CDS encoding glutaredoxin family protein, which yields MPEITLYTVPNCADCEAIKRLLTHQRAPYTEKNVRGDPEALAEMQAKADVRIAPVTVIGEQVLYGPFDEQRPRILAALERVFP from the coding sequence ATGCCCGAGATCACCCTCTACACCGTTCCCAACTGCGCGGACTGCGAAGCCATCAAGCGCCTGCTCACGCACCAGAGGGCCCCCTACACCGAGAAGAACGTGCGGGGCGACCCGGAAGCGCTCGCCGAGATGCAGGCCAAAGCGGACGTCCGCATTGCCCCCGTCACCGTGATTGGCGAGCAGGTTCTGTATGGCCCTTTCGACGAGCAGCGCCCCCGGATTCTGGCTGCCCTGGAGCGTGTGTTCCCTTGA
- a CDS encoding signal peptidase II: protein MRSRLWLLTAITALLVLEGLLKAWATQHLTPGVDRPLLPGLLHLGFTLNPGMAWGLLGGFTAPLALLRLTAGVVILAALLSGRVPAARTWPLGLLAAGALGNAVDGLARGAVVDYLTSPLLDLAARALTGRPFPIFNLSDILVCTGVAWLLFQSWQEQRRLPGTDPSPRPFLKENP, encoded by the coding sequence GTGAGGTCGCGTCTGTGGCTCCTCACGGCCATCACGGCCCTGCTGGTGCTCGAAGGCCTGCTCAAGGCCTGGGCCACCCAGCACCTGACTCCCGGCGTGGACCGCCCCCTGCTCCCCGGCCTGCTGCACCTGGGCTTCACCCTCAATCCCGGCATGGCCTGGGGTCTGCTGGGCGGCTTCACGGCTCCCCTGGCCCTCCTGCGCCTGACTGCGGGCGTGGTCATCCTGGCCGCCCTGCTGTCAGGGCGCGTTCCTGCCGCACGGACCTGGCCGCTCGGATTGCTTGCGGCGGGGGCACTCGGGAACGCCGTGGACGGCCTCGCGCGCGGCGCGGTCGTCGACTATCTGACCTCCCCCTTGCTGGACCTCGCTGCGCGGGCGCTCACCGGTCGTCCCTTTCCCATCTTCAACCTGTCGGACATCCTCGTCTGCACCGGCGTCGCCTGGCTGCTCTTCCAGTCCTGGCAGGAGCAGCGCCGATTGCCGGGCACGGACCCTTCCCCCCGACCGTTCCTCAAGGAGAACCCATGA